One Spiribacter halobius DNA segment encodes these proteins:
- a CDS encoding TSUP family transporter yields the protein MDWLPFAPELTALVAIALFLGGAVKGTVGVGLPLVVVSLLGSFLDPKLAVVLVTVPVVVSNVWQSLRSGIVLGAARRFWPLILPFVLCTWLGAQLLASMHTALLLGFLGALVIGFSMLNLAQPQWRLAPRYEPFAGPGVGAVAGVLNGVSTVNGPPLIMYLVSLGLQKNDFVGSYGLIALAGSIPLVLSYIGVGLMGPAEFGASALALVPVLAGLLTGERLRRRIDPDLFRKVLLVVLIVLGLNLIRRALY from the coding sequence ATGGACTGGCTGCCTTTTGCACCGGAGCTCACGGCCCTGGTGGCCATCGCGCTGTTTCTGGGTGGTGCGGTCAAGGGGACGGTGGGCGTAGGGCTGCCGCTCGTGGTGGTCTCACTGCTCGGGAGCTTCCTCGACCCGAAGCTCGCCGTGGTGCTGGTGACGGTGCCGGTGGTGGTGAGCAACGTCTGGCAAAGCCTGCGCTCGGGCATCGTGCTGGGGGCCGCACGCCGGTTCTGGCCGCTGATTCTGCCGTTCGTGCTCTGCACCTGGCTGGGGGCGCAGCTGCTCGCCTCCATGCATACGGCGCTGCTCCTGGGGTTCCTCGGCGCACTGGTGATCGGCTTCTCCATGCTCAACCTGGCGCAGCCGCAGTGGCGCCTCGCCCCCCGCTACGAGCCGTTCGCCGGACCCGGCGTCGGTGCCGTGGCGGGTGTGCTCAACGGCGTCTCCACCGTGAATGGGCCGCCGCTGATCATGTATCTGGTCTCCCTGGGACTGCAGAAGAACGACTTCGTCGGCAGCTACGGGCTGATCGCGCTCGCAGGCTCGATCCCGCTGGTGCTGTCCTATATCGGCGTCGGACTGATGGGGCCGGCAGAGTTCGGTGCCTCGGCGCTGGCGCTGGTGCCGGTGCTGGCAGGGCTGCTGACCGGCGAGCGGCTGCGCCGGCGGATTGATCCGGACCTCTTCCGCAAGGTGCTGCTGGTGGTTCTGATCGTGCTCGGCCTGAACCTTATCCGGCGCGCCCTCTACTGA